In Zingiber officinale cultivar Zhangliang chromosome 1A, Zo_v1.1, whole genome shotgun sequence, a genomic segment contains:
- the LOC122038458 gene encoding F-box protein At4g35930-like, which yields MSLEPMTFKQKQKVKKNKYLKPGALAQMRHRRMSNKLCTVIGKKRIILETEMAKISLLNQADVTQGDTSMISPNRVPPQPIVDEVKRQKLPATPKTPLSVEFDSQSRLESLPMDILIKILCHLHHDQLRAVFHVSQRIRAAVIAARHYHFNYTTPDRSRQEMLNTKTPVPTEHWPFANKAEGKRIWGSIPHTPKAPKHGGPRSRLHLLDIKQIAAVLFPDSALPQPNMLPPGLPKPVLKPVSSTRVLFYEDELCQAVAQNKLR from the exons ATGAGTTTGGAACCTATGACTTTCAAGCAAAAGCAGAAAGTGAAGAAAAACAAGTACCTAAAACCCGGCGCACTTGCACAAATGCGTCACAGAAGGATGTCAAACAAATTGTGCACTGTTATAGGAAAGAAAAGGATAATATTGGAGACTGAGATGGCAAAAATTAGTCTGCTGAATCAGGCTGATGTTACACAAGGTGATACATCAATGATCTCTCCTAACAGAGTTCCACCTCAGCCAATTGTAGATGAGGTTAAACGGCAGAAACTTCCAGCAACACCTAAAACACCACTAAGTGTTGAATTTGACAGCCAATCAAGACTTGAATCTCTTCCCATGGATATCCTG ATCAAAATTCTCTGCCACTTGCATCATGATCAGCTAAGAGCTGTTTTCCATGTTTCCCAGCGAATTCGAGCAGCT GTTATCGCGGCCAGACATTATCATTTCAATTACACAACTCCAGACAGATCACGGCAGGAAATGCTTAACACCAAGACTCCAGTGCCAACTGAACATTGGCCTTTTGCAAA CAAGGCAGAAGGAAAACGTATTTGGGGATCTATCCCACATACACCAAAGGCTCCAAAGCATGGTGGTCCTCGCTCTCGCCTTCACTTGCTTGACATAAAGCAGATTGCAGCTGTTCTATTCCCAGATTCTGCATTACCTCAACCAAACATGTTGCCACCAGGCTTGCCAAAGCCCGTTCTCAAGCCTGTATCTTCTACAAGGGTTCTGTTTTATGAAGATGAGCTCTGTCAGGCGGTAGCCCAGAATAAGCTTCGCTGA